From the Daucus carota subsp. sativus chromosome 8, DH1 v3.0, whole genome shotgun sequence genome, one window contains:
- the LOC108200111 gene encoding glucan endo-1,3-beta-glucosidase 13 isoform X1, with protein MRRGLKLIFAASLLLMLLGSCIGSSVGICYGRNADDLPTPDKASQLAQLHKIKYVRIYDSNVQVLKAFANTGIELMIGIPNSDLLSISQFQTNADTWLKNSILPYYPATKITYISVGAEVTEAPTSIAAMVVPAMKNVYTALRKAGLQRRIKVSSTHSMGVLSRSYPPSAGAFNSSHAFFLKPLLDFLAENQSPFMINLYPYYAYRDSQNKVSLDYALFESSSEVIDPNTGLLYTNMFDSQIDAIYFSLMALNYRTIKVMVTETGWPSKGSPKETAATPDNAQTYNTNLIRHVINNTGTPAKPGAELDVYIFSLFNENRKPGLESERNWGLFYPDQTSVYNIDFDGKGAVDMTPETNVTSSNGTWCIASSTASEEDLKNALNWACNSGNVDCTAIQPSQACYEPDSLVSHASYAFNSYYQQNGATDIACGFGGSGVKTNKNPSYDKCLYMTAGSNRTAANNVPAKPSTSYSTHNEVPLLGFCCLLMIFISFCM; from the exons ATGAGAAGAGGGCTAAAGCTCATTTTTGCAGCTTCTTTGTTGTTGATGCTTTTGG GTTCCTGCATTGGAAGTTCAGTCGGGATCTGTTATGGAAGAAATGCAGATGACCTCCCTACCCCAGATAAAGCATCACAGCTTGCACAACTTCACAAGATTAAGTATGTAAGGATATATGACTCCAACGTGCAGGTCCTCAAAGCGTTTGCAAATACTGGCATTGAACTTATGATAGGAATTCCAAATTCTGATTTGTTGTCAATTTCTCAATTTCAAACCAATGCTGACACCTGGTTAAAGAACAGCATCCTCCCATACTATCCAGCTACAAAGATCACATACATAAGCGTGGGTGCTGAAGTCACAGAAGCTCCAACTAGCATAGCTGCCATGGTTGTACCGGCCATGAAAAATGTTTACACAGCTTTGAGAAAGGCTGGTCTGCAGAGAAGGATTAAAGTTTCAAGTACCCATTCTATGGGTGTTTTATCTCGATCTTACCCACCTTCAGCAGGTGCTTTCAACAGCAGTCATGCATTCTTTCTCAAAcctcttctggattttcttgctGAAAACCAGTCACCTTTCATGATTAATTTGTATCCTTACTACGCATATAGGGATTCCCAAAACAAAGTCTCCCTGGACTATGCTCTTTTTGAGTCTTCATCTGAAGTGATTGATCCAAATACTGGTTTGCTTTACACAAATATGTTCGATTCTCAGATTGATGCTATTTACTTCTCTTTGATGGCTCTGAACTACAGAACAATTAAAGTTATGGTCACGGAGACAGGTTGGCCTTCAAAAGGATCACCGAAGGAGACAGCTGCAACTCCTGATAATGCACAGACTTATAATACTAATTTAATTAGACATGTTATTAACAATACTGGTACTCCAGCAAAACCTGGAGCTGAACTGGATGTCTACATCTTTTCCTTGTTTAATGAGAATAGGAAGCCTGGGCTAGAATCTGAGAGGAACTGGGGATTATTTTATCCAGACCAGACCAGTGtttataatattgattttgatggaAAAGGTGCAGTGGACATGACACCAGAGACTAATGTCACTAGCTCGAATGGAACATGGTGCATTGCCTCATCCACAGCTTCTGAAGAGGACCTGAAAAATGCTTTAAATTGGGCATGTAATTCAGGGAATGTTGATTGTACTGCAATTCAGCCTAGTCAAGCTTGTTATGAGCCTGATAGTCTAGTGTCACATGCATCTTATGCGTTCAACAGTTATTACCAGCAAAATGGAGCTACTGATATTGCTTGCGGATTCGGAGGGTCAGGAGTTAAAACAAATAAGAATCCAA GCTATGACAAGTGCTTGTATATGACAGCCGG GAGCAATAGAACGGCTGCAAATAATGTCCCCGCAAAACCATCAACGTCATATTCCACACATAATGAAGTTCCATTGCTGGGGTTTTGTTGTCTGCTAATGATTTTCATCTCCTTCTGCATGTGA
- the LOC108200111 gene encoding glucan endo-1,3-beta-glucosidase 13 isoform X2, which yields MLLGSCIGSSVGICYGRNADDLPTPDKASQLAQLHKIKYVRIYDSNVQVLKAFANTGIELMIGIPNSDLLSISQFQTNADTWLKNSILPYYPATKITYISVGAEVTEAPTSIAAMVVPAMKNVYTALRKAGLQRRIKVSSTHSMGVLSRSYPPSAGAFNSSHAFFLKPLLDFLAENQSPFMINLYPYYAYRDSQNKVSLDYALFESSSEVIDPNTGLLYTNMFDSQIDAIYFSLMALNYRTIKVMVTETGWPSKGSPKETAATPDNAQTYNTNLIRHVINNTGTPAKPGAELDVYIFSLFNENRKPGLESERNWGLFYPDQTSVYNIDFDGKGAVDMTPETNVTSSNGTWCIASSTASEEDLKNALNWACNSGNVDCTAIQPSQACYEPDSLVSHASYAFNSYYQQNGATDIACGFGGSGVKTNKNPSYDKCLYMTAGSNRTAANNVPAKPSTSYSTHNEVPLLGFCCLLMIFISFCM from the exons ATGCTTTTGG GTTCCTGCATTGGAAGTTCAGTCGGGATCTGTTATGGAAGAAATGCAGATGACCTCCCTACCCCAGATAAAGCATCACAGCTTGCACAACTTCACAAGATTAAGTATGTAAGGATATATGACTCCAACGTGCAGGTCCTCAAAGCGTTTGCAAATACTGGCATTGAACTTATGATAGGAATTCCAAATTCTGATTTGTTGTCAATTTCTCAATTTCAAACCAATGCTGACACCTGGTTAAAGAACAGCATCCTCCCATACTATCCAGCTACAAAGATCACATACATAAGCGTGGGTGCTGAAGTCACAGAAGCTCCAACTAGCATAGCTGCCATGGTTGTACCGGCCATGAAAAATGTTTACACAGCTTTGAGAAAGGCTGGTCTGCAGAGAAGGATTAAAGTTTCAAGTACCCATTCTATGGGTGTTTTATCTCGATCTTACCCACCTTCAGCAGGTGCTTTCAACAGCAGTCATGCATTCTTTCTCAAAcctcttctggattttcttgctGAAAACCAGTCACCTTTCATGATTAATTTGTATCCTTACTACGCATATAGGGATTCCCAAAACAAAGTCTCCCTGGACTATGCTCTTTTTGAGTCTTCATCTGAAGTGATTGATCCAAATACTGGTTTGCTTTACACAAATATGTTCGATTCTCAGATTGATGCTATTTACTTCTCTTTGATGGCTCTGAACTACAGAACAATTAAAGTTATGGTCACGGAGACAGGTTGGCCTTCAAAAGGATCACCGAAGGAGACAGCTGCAACTCCTGATAATGCACAGACTTATAATACTAATTTAATTAGACATGTTATTAACAATACTGGTACTCCAGCAAAACCTGGAGCTGAACTGGATGTCTACATCTTTTCCTTGTTTAATGAGAATAGGAAGCCTGGGCTAGAATCTGAGAGGAACTGGGGATTATTTTATCCAGACCAGACCAGTGtttataatattgattttgatggaAAAGGTGCAGTGGACATGACACCAGAGACTAATGTCACTAGCTCGAATGGAACATGGTGCATTGCCTCATCCACAGCTTCTGAAGAGGACCTGAAAAATGCTTTAAATTGGGCATGTAATTCAGGGAATGTTGATTGTACTGCAATTCAGCCTAGTCAAGCTTGTTATGAGCCTGATAGTCTAGTGTCACATGCATCTTATGCGTTCAACAGTTATTACCAGCAAAATGGAGCTACTGATATTGCTTGCGGATTCGGAGGGTCAGGAGTTAAAACAAATAAGAATCCAA GCTATGACAAGTGCTTGTATATGACAGCCGG GAGCAATAGAACGGCTGCAAATAATGTCCCCGCAAAACCATCAACGTCATATTCCACACATAATGAAGTTCCATTGCTGGGGTTTTGTTGTCTGCTAATGATTTTCATCTCCTTCTGCATGTGA
- the LOC108200112 gene encoding profilin-2, with protein sequence MSWQTYVDEHLMCDIDGTGHHLTAAAIVGHDGSVWAQSSSFPQVKPEEMKGIMTDFDEPGHLAPTGLLLGGTKYMVIQGEPNAVIRGKKGSGGVTIKKTAQALLFGVYEEPVTPGQCNLVVERLGDYLSEQGL encoded by the exons ATGTCGTGGCAGACTTACGTGGATGAGCATTTGATGTGTGATATCGATGGCACTGGCCACCATCTAACTGCAGCTGCTATTGTTGGCCATGACGGGAGCGTTTGGGCTCAGAGTTCTTCTTTTCCCCAG GTTAAGCCAGAAGAGATGAAAGGGATCATGACTGATTTCGATGAACCAGGTCACCTAGCTCCTACAGGTTTACTTCTTGGCGGCACCAAGTACATGGTCATTCAAGGTGAACCTAATGCTGTTATTCGCGGGAAGAag GGATCGGGAGGCGTGACCATCAAGAAGACGGCTCAAGCTCTACTCTTTGGTGTCTATGAAGAACCGGTGACCCCAGGACAGTGCAACCTGGTTGTTGAGAGGTTGGGAGATTATCTTTCAGAACAGGGCCTCTAG